TGGGTAATAGCAATTCTGCTGGTAGAAGTGCGGCGCAATCATAAGAATTTTCTTTAGTTATCTCTGTAAAAAATACCTCATAGTGAATATCGCAGACGCTGAATCTCGCTACTTGCTCCCTGGGTAAGCCGAACGCTGATAACTCGTCAAAGTATGTCATATCGCTTCTTATTCCTCCCTGTTAGTTATGTAGTTATGATGCGAAGGGGTATATAAGAACAATACGTTTTAACTTGCTGAAAATCACTGAAACGTCTGAATTACGCCTGAAGCAGCTTCACAATATAAGAAACTAATTTTCGTTTAACGTGCGATGGAGCCTGCGCAGAGAGGGGATGCAGCCATAAAAAAAGGGCCTGTGGCAAGCCACAAACCCTTTTTCAGCAGCGGCGCTTAACGCCGCGAGAACTTAGCCTTCAGCCTGTTTAGACTGAATCGCCGTCAGGGCGATGGTGTAGACGATATCGTCCACCAGCGCGCCGCGTGACAGGTCGTTGACCGGCTTGCGCATACCCTGCAGCATCGGCCCGATGGAGATCAGGTCGGCTGAACGCTGTACCGCTTTGTAGGTGGTGTTACCGGTGTTCAGGTCCGGGAAGATAAACACCGTGGCACGGCCGGCCACCGGCGAGTTTGGCGCCTTGGATTTGGCGACGTCGTCCATGATTGCAGCGTCATACTGCAGCGGGCCGTCGATCACCAGGTCAGGGCGTTTCTCTTTGGCGATGCGGGTGGCTTCGCGGACTTTTTCCACGTCGCTGCCGGCACCGGAGTTACCGGTAGAGTAGGAGATCATCGCCACGCGCGGCTCGATGCCAAACGCCAGCGCCGAGTCGGCGGACTGAATGGCGATCTCGGCCAGCTGCTCCGGGTTCGGGTCCGGGTTGATCGCACAGTCACCGTACACCAGCACCTGCTCAGGCAGCAGCATAAAGAACACCGACGACACCAGCGAGCTGTTTGGCGCGGTTTTGATCAGCTGCAGCGGCGGACGAATGGTGTTAGCGGTGGTGTGCACCGCACCGGAGACCAGGCCGTCTACTTCGCCCGCTTCCAGCATCATGGTGCCGAGCATCACGTTGTCTTCCAGCTGCTCCTGCGCCACCACTTCGGTCATGCCCTTGCTTTTACGCAGCTCAACCAGGCGCGGCACGTAGTTATCACGCACCACCACCGGGTCAACGATTTCGATGCCTTTGCCCAGCTCGACGCCCTGCGCCGCGGCGACGCGCTGGATCTCTTCCGGGTTACCCAGCAGTACGCAGGTGGCGATGCCACGGTCGGCACAGATTGAAGCGGCCTTCACGGTACGCGGCTCGTCGCCTTCCGGCAGCACGATGCGTTTGCCGGCTTTACGCGCCAGCTCGGTCAGCTGGTAGCGGAACGCCGGTGGTGACAGGCGGCGGCTGCGCTCGGAGGTGGCGGTCAGCGACTCGATCCACTCGGCGTCGATATGGCTGGCCACGTACTCCTGTACGCGCTCGACGCGCAGGGTATCGTCGCTCGGCACTTCCAGGTTGAAGCTCTGCAGGCTCAGTGAGGTCTGCCAGGTGTTGGTGTCGACCATAAACACCGGCAGGCCGGTCTGGAAGGCACGTTCACACAGCTTCTGAATCGGTGCGTCGATGGCGTAACCGCCGGTCAGCAGGATGGCACCGATCTCGACGCCGTTCATCGCCGCCAGGCAGGCGGCCACCAGCACGTCAGGGCGGTCGGCCGAGGTCACCAGCAGCGAGCCGGGACGGAAGTGTTCCAGCATATGCGGCAGGCTGCGCGCGCAGAAGGTCACCGACTTCACGCGGCGGGTGGCGATATCGCCCTCGTTGATCACGCGCGCGTTCAGGTGGCGGCACATATCAATCGCACGGGTGGCGATCAGCTCGAAGCTCCACGGCACGCAGCCCAGCACCGGTAGCGGGCTGTTGGCAAACAGCTGCTTTGGATCGACATTGGCCACGCTGGCCTTGGTGGAGTCGTCAAAGATTTCAGACAGGTCAGGGCGGGTACGACCCTGCTCATCGACCGGGGCGTTCAGCTTGTTAATGATAACGCCGGTGATGCTTTTGTTCTTGTTGCCGCCAAAGCTGCTCTGGGTAACTTCGATGCGCTCTTTCAGCTGCGCCGGCGAGTCGTTACCCAGCGCGGTGACAAAGACGATCTCCGCGTTCAGCGTTTTCGCGATCTCATAGTTCAGCGCCTGGGCGAACTGGTGCTTACGCGTCGGCACCAGGCCTTCCACCAGCACCACTTCCGCATCCTGGGTATTGGCGTGGTAACGGGCAATGATCTCTTCCATCAGCACGTCCTGCTGGTTAGCGCCCAGCAGTGATTCCACGCGGCTCATCGCCAGCGGCTCGGCGGCCGGGATGGAGGAGTTTTTACGGATGATGGTGGTGGTCTGATCCGGGTTATCACCGCCGCTGCGCGGCTGGGCAATCGGCTTGAACACGCTCAGGCGCACGCCTTTACGTTCCATCGCACGGATTACACCCAGGCTGACGCTGGTCAGGCCGACGCTGGTGCCGGTAGGGATCAACATAATAGTACGGGACACATTTACCTCTCTTACCGCCGCCCTGGTGCGCGGTGCGCCGGGCGGACAATCAAACTGTTCTGGCGCTGAAAACAACTCCGTCAGCCTGGGCTGACGGAGAGAGACGATTTAAGCGGTCAGGCGGCTGGCGTCCTGCGCGATGACCAACTCTTCGTTGGTTGGGATCACGATGGCCGGGCGGGTGCCTTCTTTATTGATAAAGCCGGACTTGCCGAAGCGGGCGGCCAGGTTGCGGTCGTGATCCACGGCAAAGCCGAGCAGGCCCAGTTTGTTCAGCGACAGCTCGCGCACCAGCGCCGAGTTCTCGCCGATACCGCCGGTGAAGATCACCGCATCCAGGCGGCCATCCATCAGCGCACTGTAAGAGCCGATGTACTTGGCCAGACGGTGGCAGTAAACGTCCAGCGCGCGTTTCGCATCCGCTTTGCTGTCGTAGTTATCTTCCACGTAACGGCAGTCGCTGGTGACTTCGGTCAGGCCCAGCAGGCCGGACTCTTTGGTCAGCAGCTTGTTGATCGCGTCCACGCTCATGCCGAGGGTGTCGTGCAGGAAGAACACCACCGCCGGGTCGATGTCGCCGCTGCGGGTGCCCATCACCAGGCCTTCCAGCGGGGTCAGGCCCATTGAGGTGTCTACGCACTCGCCGTTACGGATGGCGGAAACGGAGCCGCCGTTACCGAGGTGGCAGGTGATGATGTTCACTTCGTTGACCGGCTTGTTCAGAACCTTAGCTGCTTCCTGTGTGACATAGAAGTGGCTGGTACCGTGCGCGCCGTAGCGACGTACGCCATGCTCTTTGTAAAGTTTGTACGGCAGGGCGTAAAGATAAGACTCTTCTGGCATGGTCTGATGGAAAGCGGTGTCGAAAACTGCCACATTCTTATCGGCCAGCTGCGGGAAGTTTTTCAGCGCTTCTTCAATCCCGATCAGGTGTGCCGGGTTGTGCAGCGGTGCGAAAGAGGAGGCGTCTTTAATGCCCTGAATCACCGACTCGTCAATCACCACTGACTGGGTCAGCTTCTCGCCGCCGTGGACGATGCGGTGGCCGATTGAGGTAATCTGCGCAGAGAGTTCTGGTTTTTGTGCCAGAATATTGTTAACCATGAAGTTCAGCGCTTCGCTGTGGGCTGCGCCGGCACCTAATGCCGCTTCCTGTTTGGCGCCATCCAGTTTCCACTTGATGCGCGCTTCCGGCAGGTGGAAGCATTCAGCCAGACCTGACAGATACTCGTCACCGTTGGACGGATCGATAATCGCAAACTTCAGGGAAGAACTACCGCAGTTCAGAACCAGTACTAACTTACTCGACATGGAAGGTCCTATAGATTAAAAGTGGCGAAAATAAACTCACACAGTGAAGCGTAGCGCATGAAAGCTGGTACATTAATGACTGAAGTCATACTGAGCTCAGCTTTGTCCCGCGATCCGCAAAAATTTTTGGATATTTTACAGGATTTTTTTAAATGCTGTCTGCTTTTTAATGACCTGTTAAATTGTCGATCGCAGGCTATCCGCACAGCGTTCGAAAACGCGCACAGGATAACCACAGTGGCTCACAAAGACAAAATGTTTTGAATCATGTTATGTAAAGTTGTTAGGTTGCAGAATTTTTTTAATTTTTATGACAGAAGTTGAGGTCCGCCATGGCGAATGAGTCCGGCTCCGTGGGTTGGTTCAGGCTGTTTCAGCTTGGCCAGCACTATATGAAAACCTGGCCTGCTGACAAGCGTCTGGCCCCAATGTTTCCTGAAAATCGTATCGTGCGCGTTACGCGCTTCGCGATCCGGATTATGCCTCCGGTGGCGATTTTCACTCTCTGCTGGCAGATCGCACTGGGCGGCCAGCTTGGCCCGGCGATTGCCACCGCGCTGTTCGCCTGCAGTCTGCCGATGCAGGGGCTGTGGTGGCTGGGCAAGCGTTCGGTGACGCCGCTGCCGCCGACCCTGCTCAGCTGGTTTAACGACGTGCGCGATAAGCTGCAGGCCGCCGGGCAGGCGATTGCGC
This portion of the Erwinia sp. E602 genome encodes:
- the pta gene encoding phosphate acetyltransferase, whose amino-acid sequence is MSRTIMLIPTGTSVGLTSVSLGVIRAMERKGVRLSVFKPIAQPRSGGDNPDQTTTIIRKNSSIPAAEPLAMSRVESLLGANQQDVLMEEIIARYHANTQDAEVVLVEGLVPTRKHQFAQALNYEIAKTLNAEIVFVTALGNDSPAQLKERIEVTQSSFGGNKNKSITGVIINKLNAPVDEQGRTRPDLSEIFDDSTKASVANVDPKQLFANSPLPVLGCVPWSFELIATRAIDMCRHLNARVINEGDIATRRVKSVTFCARSLPHMLEHFRPGSLLVTSADRPDVLVAACLAAMNGVEIGAILLTGGYAIDAPIQKLCERAFQTGLPVFMVDTNTWQTSLSLQSFNLEVPSDDTLRVERVQEYVASHIDAEWIESLTATSERSRRLSPPAFRYQLTELARKAGKRIVLPEGDEPRTVKAASICADRGIATCVLLGNPEEIQRVAAAQGVELGKGIEIVDPVVVRDNYVPRLVELRKSKGMTEVVAQEQLEDNVMLGTMMLEAGEVDGLVSGAVHTTANTIRPPLQLIKTAPNSSLVSSVFFMLLPEQVLVYGDCAINPDPNPEQLAEIAIQSADSALAFGIEPRVAMISYSTGNSGAGSDVEKVREATRIAKEKRPDLVIDGPLQYDAAIMDDVAKSKAPNSPVAGRATVFIFPDLNTGNTTYKAVQRSADLISIGPMLQGMRKPVNDLSRGALVDDIVYTIALTAIQSKQAEG
- the yfbV gene encoding terminus macrodomain insulation protein YfbV: MANESGSVGWFRLFQLGQHYMKTWPADKRLAPMFPENRIVRVTRFAIRIMPPVAIFTLCWQIALGGQLGPAIATALFACSLPMQGLWWLGKRSVTPLPPTLLSWFNDVRDKLQAAGQAIAPVEGKPTYQSLADVLKRAFRQLDKTFLDDL
- the ackA gene encoding acetate kinase, translating into MSSKLVLVLNCGSSSLKFAIIDPSNGDEYLSGLAECFHLPEARIKWKLDGAKQEAALGAGAAHSEALNFMVNNILAQKPELSAQITSIGHRIVHGGEKLTQSVVIDESVIQGIKDASSFAPLHNPAHLIGIEEALKNFPQLADKNVAVFDTAFHQTMPEESYLYALPYKLYKEHGVRRYGAHGTSHFYVTQEAAKVLNKPVNEVNIITCHLGNGGSVSAIRNGECVDTSMGLTPLEGLVMGTRSGDIDPAVVFFLHDTLGMSVDAINKLLTKESGLLGLTEVTSDCRYVEDNYDSKADAKRALDVYCHRLAKYIGSYSALMDGRLDAVIFTGGIGENSALVRELSLNKLGLLGFAVDHDRNLAARFGKSGFINKEGTRPAIVIPTNEELVIAQDASRLTA